TCGCACTCCACGAGTACCTCCATGCCAGCTGGAATGGGGCGCATGTACGTGGTGTTGAGGGTGCGGCTGACGCCCATGGTCTGCCAGAAACCAGGCTTGCTGACGAGTACAAGGACCAAAGATGTACAGAAATCAAGTAAGGACGCTGCAGCCCCGCCGTGAAGGTTGTTGAAGCCGTTGGTATGCTTGCCTTCGACGGTGAAAGAAAATTTCACCGAAGGATGGGGGAgagctgatgatgcagatAGGACTTTGATGTTGGGTATGAGGTTACTCATCCACCGCTGATTCTGTGAGTTCGTTAGCACTTGTAGCTTtactttgagaagaagatttcgagCATACTTCTTCGCCGTCTTGCTGAGAAAAGTGATTTAACCAAGCCTCGACTTTTCCGACATCGGTGTCTTCGTGGGGGATGTCGTTATTGTTGCTCATCTTGAATGAGTGGTTGAGGTACCTATGTAaggaagatgagatgagacggAACGCGGCGCGCTGGCTCTAGCTAGGATGCGCAGAGAGGTTCCAAATTTGTCCGGATTTAATTTGTATGTAGATAAAACTAAATGAGGATTTAATAATGCTTGTTTAGAGCGAATTTAATCGTCAATTGCGGAAATGCAATGGTGGTTGATATCTGGCGAAGTGGACGTGATtagtgagagtgagagcgAGATGGGAAAGTGTCGGATCGGGTAGTGAAATGAACCTCGGTTTGGATCTCGCTAGCGCGGGAGCTTAGCGGATTGATGATGGCCTTCTTTGGCTGTAAAGTGACCACACTTGTACTGTACATTATTTGGTACATCATTCGCACGACGAGACAAGGCAAATGTTTTTTAATTGATGCTCCGATAGAGAGGCCATAATTAAAGTACCCAGGTAGTCTATACCTCTCAATAGACAATCGGAATATCAATTTAAAAGGAAGTCGATATGCATTCATAAACTTAGATACTGCTCGTTGAAGCTTCCATAAAGCTAGCAAGTACCCGGGACTCGGTGCTGGAGCGTCTGAAGAGACTGTGGAATTGATATGATATGAAAATGGTTCCTATTCAAGCAAACAATTATATAGCCATAGcactattatattatttcAAATTATGTCAATCAATAAACCAACATAAAGTCTCCCAGTGCCCGCTCCAAACCAACGTTTCCGGGGAATCTGGGGCAGATGGCGACGGCACTTTTACCGAGGCACTTCACATGGCTGGAGCGTCATTGGCTTAGTGCGTGGACCGCGCCATGCCGAAATCCAGGCtattgagatgagatgtACCTATTCCTCCTGACACTTTcacctcatcatcaacaatcCACCATATCGACACTTTTGTCTCCTCCATCCTTGCACTACGActattttcttcttatccacGGCATCACACACGAAATACAGCATTAATCGACTgcgacagcgacagcatCGGATTGATACTGCTACTGGCAGCGGcaaagcaacaacagcagcttcagcagcttagcaagccgccgccatggagTTCATCACGGCCCTCAGGGGCACCTTCGACGGCCAGAAGCCCTCGCTTTTCGAGGTTCTCTccgagcagcagctcaacagcctgCTACCGCCGACGCTGCGATACCTCCTGACCGTCGCCACGCACCGCCATCCGCGATACCTGCTCCGAATCCTCAACTCCTTCGACGAGCTATACGCGCTGTTGATGCTTGCCGTCGAGCGTCACTACCTACGCACCCGCGGCGGCTCCTTTACAGAGAACTTTTACGGCCTAAAACGCGAAAAAGCGCTTCACGGCGAGATCCCGAGAGCCAGCCTCGCCGCGCCGCATCTGGTCCGCGAGACACTGAAGCTCACGACTAAGGATGTGTGGCAGAACCTGGCCGTGCTAGTCGGCGTGCCGTATCTGAAGCGGAAGCTGGACGAGTCATACGACATTAATGCGCCCCGAGCGCTTCTAGGCGCGGCATACACGCGGATGCCCGAGAATCCGACTCTGCGCGATCGATTCATGCACTACTACAGGTGGTTCCTGCGCAACATTTATCCGCACGTCAACGCGGCCTACTGCTTCGCCATGCTGGCTTTCAACCTGGCCTACCTATTCGACCGTACCAAATACCATAACCCGCTCATGTGGCTCATTGGCACGAGAATACGAAGGATGACCATGGCCGACTACCAGGCCATCGACAAGCTATCCGAGCCGACGAGCAATGCCGCCAAGCCCGGTCCGCGATCTCTGCTGTCGACGCCTAAGGAGCTGGCATCCAGGGCCATGTCAAGCCTCTCTCTGCTGTTACCCATGAGTATCTTCGCACTGAAATTCCTCGAGTGGTGGTACCAGTCAGACTTTGCGAAGCAGCTGTCACGAAAGGCAGCTGAGAGCATCGAGTTGCCTCCTCCCATTGTATCTGGCAAGGGTTCTTtcggcaaaaagaagaaggaggagggcaaggaggaagaggaggaatcAAAAGAGGTGGCCATTACGGAAAAGGAGGCGCCGATTGCAACGCCGTCCATGCTCCCCATCTTTGTTGTTCGGTTCCCAGAAGACTCTTCCCTGTGCCCTATTTGTGTGGATGAAATCGTCACCCCAACGGTTTGCCAGACGGGTGTTGTCTACTGTTACACATGCATCCACCGATGGATTGAGGGCATGCACCCTAAACAGGAGGAGTTCATGGAAGACCGCGAGGGCAAGTGGGAGAGTGGCCAGGGTCGATGCGCCGTTACCGGGAAACGTGTGCTTGGTGGCACAGAAGGCCTGAGGAGGATAATTGTATAAAGGAACCTCCGTAATCGCACAGGGAGGGTCATGGGAGGATACTTGAGAATCATTTATATATACAAGAGGTGGATATTATAGCATGACAGCCAGAGTCTAATTCGGTTAGAAACATGTACATTAAAAGATCTAAGCAAGCGGGAAGCGACTGTAGATGGAGGCATATCATGGGGCGTTACTTGGGCGAAATACCCGACCTGAAAATAGACTTACTTAACGCGCGTTTGTTTCAATTAAAACTTTTCAATGGCACGCGTCAAAAGCCTGGGATTTGCGCGACAGGCAGCCATTTCTGTGACTCTGTGAATTGAAAGTCTCACCTTCTGGAATGCCCTCTCGTGTGTGTTGCCAGCACCACCATTCTTCTGTGTCTTGGCCATCCCGGCAACGAGGCTTCCAGGAATTGGcatttttccttttttgctctAGACAATGAAGAGGTGAGGCAAATCTCCCCGGGAAACAATGCCTCTCAATGCCACGATACATGTTGCACGTCCGGATTGAGACTGGCTATAGTGTGTCTCACTTATTTATGGCCTTGATCGCCATGAGGTTACGGGTCAGAGAGGACATTCCAGGGGCTGGATTCAAGCCCTTGGTGAGATATTCGTGTATATAATGTGTAAATGCCTTTTTCAGCTTTGAAAATCTcctctttccttcttctttttctctcatgaCAAGCTGTCTTCAACCAAAAACTGCAGTATCAAGCGTCGTGCTGCAGTTGATTGAGGATGGAG
This genomic stretch from Trichoderma breve strain T069 chromosome 1, whole genome shotgun sequence harbors:
- a CDS encoding thioesterase superfamily domain-containing protein; translation: MSNNNDIPHEDTDVGKVEAWLNHFSQQDGEENQRWMSNLIPNIKVLSASSALPHPSVKFSFTVEGKHTNGFNNLHGGAAASLLDFCTSLVLVLVSKPGFWQTMGVSRTLNTTYMRPIPAGMEVLVECEILQVGKRLCALRGTLRRKKDNELLCICEHNKANVDVVDPEPSKL
- a CDS encoding pex2 / pex12 amino terminal region domain-containing protein, coding for MEFITALRGTFDGQKPSLFEVLSEQQLNSLLPPTLRYLLTVATHRHPRYLLRILNSFDELYALLMLAVERHYLRTRGGSFTENFYGLKREKALHGEIPRASLAAPHLVRETLKLTTKDVWQNLAVLVGVPYLKRKLDESYDINAPRALLGAAYTRMPENPTLRDRFMHYYRWFLRNIYPHVNAAYCFAMLAFNLAYLFDRTKYHNPLMWLIGTRIRRMTMADYQAIDKLSEPTSNAAKPGPRSLLSTPKELASRAMSSLSLLLPMSIFALKFLEWWYQSDFAKQLSRKAAESIELPPPIVSGKGSFGKKKKEEGKEEEEESKEVAITEKEAPIATPSMLPIFVVRFPEDSSLCPICVDEIVTPTVCQTGVVYCYTCIHRWIEGMHPKQEEFMEDREGKWESGQGRCAVTGKRVLGGTEGLRRIIV